Proteins co-encoded in one Candidatus Eisenbacteria bacterium genomic window:
- a CDS encoding alkaline phosphatase family protein: MPRACRAAMLAGIVALLAGGCSEAPPPGPRPKVILIGVDAATWHVAEPMMEKGELPNLKALVDRGVHGDLISMDPMVSPALWTTIATGTFPERHGVHGFTETDPASGKQTPVSSNLRTREALWTILSQKKLRVNVVGWYASWPAETVNGYVVTDHFLPRHQSAFWPVSEQDEEKLGGRTYPRELLKELLPIVPSMQEVAKIDGLELKFKPDGTPEIEKLARLFEPHRVDETRVRIAKYLMQKSDWDVTMVFIWGIDPMSHLFWRFFEPWTWTGTPIPDDAMAANKDKIPSYYKKVDRYLGELTAAAGPDAITVIVSDHGFGPATGKTAEGMPLSGDHRKEGIIVVAGDHVKKGVRVDGASIVDVTPTILYLLGLPVADDMDGRVIEAFFETPLPRPIERIGSYEHGGAKKPEAPITSPIDEEIRDQLKALGYLQ; the protein is encoded by the coding sequence ATGCCACGCGCCTGCCGCGCCGCGATGCTCGCGGGCATCGTCGCGCTCCTCGCCGGCGGATGCTCGGAGGCGCCACCGCCCGGGCCGCGTCCCAAGGTGATCCTCATCGGCGTCGACGCCGCCACCTGGCACGTCGCGGAGCCGATGATGGAGAAGGGCGAGCTGCCGAACCTGAAGGCGCTCGTCGACCGCGGCGTGCACGGCGACCTCATCTCCATGGACCCGATGGTGTCGCCCGCCCTCTGGACGACGATCGCCACCGGCACCTTCCCCGAGCGCCACGGCGTCCACGGCTTCACGGAGACCGATCCGGCGAGCGGCAAGCAGACGCCGGTCTCGAGCAACCTGCGCACCCGCGAGGCGCTGTGGACCATCCTGTCGCAGAAGAAGCTTCGCGTGAACGTGGTCGGCTGGTACGCGAGCTGGCCGGCGGAGACGGTCAACGGCTACGTCGTGACCGACCACTTCCTGCCGCGCCATCAGAGCGCCTTCTGGCCGGTCTCCGAGCAGGACGAGGAAAAGCTCGGCGGACGCACCTATCCGCGCGAGCTCCTGAAGGAGCTGCTGCCGATCGTGCCGAGCATGCAGGAGGTCGCGAAGATCGACGGCCTCGAGCTCAAGTTCAAGCCCGACGGCACACCCGAGATCGAGAAGCTGGCGCGCCTGTTCGAGCCGCACCGCGTGGACGAGACGCGCGTGCGGATCGCGAAGTACCTGATGCAGAAGTCCGACTGGGACGTCACGATGGTGTTCATCTGGGGCATCGATCCCATGTCGCACCTCTTCTGGCGCTTCTTCGAGCCGTGGACGTGGACGGGCACGCCCATCCCCGACGACGCGATGGCGGCGAACAAGGACAAGATCCCGAGCTACTACAAGAAGGTCGATCGGTACCTGGGCGAGCTCACGGCGGCCGCGGGGCCCGACGCGATCACGGTCATCGTCTCGGATCACGGCTTCGGCCCCGCCACGGGGAAGACGGCCGAGGGCATGCCGCTCTCCGGCGATCACCGCAAGGAAGGCATCATCGTGGTCGCCGGCGATCACGTGAAGAAGGGCGTCCGGGTCGACGGCGCCAGCATCGTCGACGTGACGCCGACGATCCTCTACCTCCTCGGCCTCCCGGTCGCCGACGACATGGACGGTCGCGTCATCGAGGCGTTCTTCGAGACGCCGCTGCCGCGTCCCATCGAGCGCATCGGCTCCTACGAGCACGGCGGCGCCAAGAAGCCCGAAGCTCCGATCACGTCGCCCATCGACGAGGAGATCCGCGACCAGCTGAAGGCGCTTGGCTACCTCCAGTAA
- a CDS encoding dolichyl-phosphate beta-glucosyltransferase gives MASPTSELTIVIPAYDESRRIEARLREIDAYVASERWAADVLVVDDGSTDDTAGVVERLARDLAVPVAVVRSQPNQGKGYAVRTGVLRAEGRLVLVTDADLSTPMTELSKLAPAARDGVPVVIGSRHMEGSAVEVHQPRLREAMGEVFTTLTSLLVVRVSDVTCGFKVFTREAARDIFSRVTLSDWSYDAEALFLARRLGYEIREVPVRWRDAPGTKVRRTRDAVASLVGLGRILVNAATGRYDRAPAER, from the coding sequence ATGGCGTCCCCCACCTCCGAGCTGACCATCGTCATCCCCGCCTACGACGAGTCGCGGCGGATCGAGGCGCGCCTGCGCGAGATCGACGCGTACGTCGCGAGCGAGCGCTGGGCCGCCGACGTGCTCGTGGTCGACGACGGCAGCACCGACGACACGGCGGGCGTCGTCGAGCGGCTGGCGCGCGATCTGGCCGTGCCCGTCGCCGTCGTGAGGTCGCAGCCGAACCAGGGCAAGGGATATGCCGTTCGCACGGGCGTGCTGCGCGCCGAAGGCCGGCTCGTCCTCGTGACCGACGCCGATCTCTCGACGCCGATGACGGAGCTCTCGAAGCTCGCGCCCGCGGCCCGTGACGGCGTGCCGGTCGTCATCGGATCGCGGCACATGGAGGGCTCGGCGGTCGAGGTCCACCAGCCGCGCCTGCGCGAGGCGATGGGCGAGGTGTTCACCACCCTCACGAGCCTCCTCGTCGTGCGCGTCAGCGACGTCACCTGCGGCTTCAAGGTCTTCACGCGCGAGGCCGCGCGCGACATCTTCTCCCGCGTGACGCTCTCCGATTGGAGCTACGACGCCGAGGCGCTCTTCCTGGCGCGGCGGCTCGGCTACGAGATCCGCGAGGTCCCGGTCCGCTGGCGCGACGCGCCGGGAACCAAGGTGCGACGGACGCGCGACGCCGTGGCGTCGCTGGTGGGCCTGGGACGCATCCTCGTGAACGCCGCCACCGGGCGCTACGACCGCGCCCCCGCGGAACGCTGA
- a CDS encoding acyltransferase, translating into MRAEADRALAPRPASAVGQIRGFVRTYGLRRLASVWAEEWIGWLLRSIPGLTGFGLRYLLYRALFARLDGFCFLYPGARIMHAYGIAAGRNLHVNAGVFVDARGGLTIGSNVLVGPNAVIVTSRHHWTDPSVPIVLQGHVVEPVTIGDDVWIGANVSIMPGVTIAPGTVVGAGAGVTADTAPYTIVAGAPARQIGTRPRPPQ; encoded by the coding sequence ATGCGAGCCGAGGCCGACCGCGCGCTGGCGCCGCGACCCGCGTCGGCCGTCGGCCAGATCCGCGGCTTCGTGCGCACGTACGGACTGCGCCGGCTCGCCTCGGTGTGGGCGGAGGAATGGATCGGGTGGCTCCTGCGCTCGATCCCGGGCCTCACGGGCTTCGGCCTCCGCTACCTTCTCTATCGCGCGCTCTTCGCTCGGCTCGACGGGTTCTGCTTCCTGTACCCGGGCGCGCGCATCATGCACGCCTACGGGATCGCCGCCGGGCGCAACCTGCACGTGAACGCCGGCGTCTTCGTCGATGCGCGCGGTGGGCTCACGATCGGCTCGAACGTGCTGGTGGGCCCGAACGCGGTCATCGTGACCTCGCGTCACCATTGGACGGACCCCTCCGTCCCCATCGTCCTGCAGGGGCACGTCGTCGAGCCGGTCACGATCGGCGACGACGTGTGGATCGGCGCCAACGTCTCGATCATGCCGGGGGTCACGATCGCGCCCGGCACCGTCGTCGGCGCGGGCGCGGGCGTCACGGCCGACACCGCGCCCTACACGATCGTCGCCGGCGCCCCGGCACGGCAGATCGGCACGCGGCCGCGGCCTCCGCAGTGA
- a CDS encoding class I SAM-dependent methyltransferase, which produces MSAPGAFQATQDRHFAEADVAHYRWTTEDPGFAPVEDELLAPLLPSLAPPCLEIGCGEGTNLARLARGGGHPVGIDRYHQKARFAAGAVPAARLAVADAGALPFRDGAFASVLVRDVLHHLPDPRRAAAEAARVLRAGGTLVVVEPNGRNPLIALQARLVAAEARLREFTPATVSALLAGLPLGEVRTEMAQGFPLRRLVLHHRFGVPALGRVRAATRLFEGTERLAAGLLPRDRWSYTVVRARRR; this is translated from the coding sequence GTGAGCGCGCCGGGCGCCTTCCAGGCGACGCAGGACCGGCACTTCGCCGAGGCCGACGTCGCGCACTACCGCTGGACGACCGAGGATCCCGGTTTCGCGCCGGTCGAGGACGAGCTCCTGGCGCCGCTCCTGCCGTCGCTCGCCCCTCCGTGCCTCGAGATCGGCTGCGGCGAGGGGACGAACCTCGCGCGCCTGGCGCGCGGCGGTGGCCATCCGGTTGGAATCGACCGCTACCACCAGAAGGCCCGCTTCGCCGCCGGGGCGGTGCCGGCGGCGCGGCTCGCCGTCGCCGACGCCGGCGCGCTGCCGTTTCGCGACGGCGCTTTCGCCAGCGTGCTGGTGCGCGACGTCCTCCACCACCTGCCCGATCCTCGACGTGCGGCAGCCGAGGCCGCGCGCGTGCTGCGCGCGGGCGGCACGCTCGTGGTGGTCGAGCCGAACGGACGCAATCCACTCATCGCGCTGCAGGCGCGCCTGGTCGCGGCCGAGGCGCGCCTGCGCGAGTTCACGCCGGCGACCGTGTCGGCGCTCCTGGCCGGCCTTCCGCTCGGCGAGGTACGTACCGAGATGGCGCAGGGATTCCCGCTGCGCCGGCTCGTCCTCCACCACCGCTTCGGCGTGCCCGCGCTCGGGCGGGTGCGAGCCGCGACGAGGCTCTTCGAGGGCACCGAGCGGCTCGCCGCCGGCCTCCTGCCACGCGACCGCTGGTCGTACACCGTCGTGCGGGCCCGGCGCCGGTAG
- a CDS encoding class I SAM-dependent methyltransferase has product MDAAAIEEMSALEDHHWWFVGKRLLVAALLGERLARPGVRVLDVGCGTGGVLASLPGRARAAGVDRSLPALAHCRRRGLGAVAVAEGDRLPFAAASFDVVLMLDVLEHFRDEGALLAGVARVLAPGGALLVSVPAYQALWSAHDEVMHHVRRYTSGRLRAALTAGGFAIDRLTYTNLAPLAPALVVRGLLPRLGIGGGGGSDFRTHAEWVNRALVATYRAEAWAVRRLSLPCGLSVAAVAHVAGAR; this is encoded by the coding sequence ATGGACGCCGCCGCCATCGAGGAGATGTCCGCCCTCGAGGACCACCACTGGTGGTTCGTCGGCAAGCGGCTCCTGGTCGCAGCGCTGCTCGGCGAGCGGCTCGCGCGCCCCGGCGTGCGCGTCCTCGACGTCGGATGCGGTACGGGCGGGGTTCTCGCCTCGCTTCCCGGACGTGCGCGCGCGGCCGGCGTCGACCGCTCGCTCCCGGCGCTCGCGCACTGCCGCCGGCGGGGGCTCGGCGCCGTCGCGGTCGCCGAGGGCGACCGCCTCCCGTTCGCGGCGGCGAGCTTCGACGTCGTCCTCATGCTCGACGTGCTCGAGCACTTCCGCGACGAAGGCGCGCTCCTGGCGGGCGTCGCACGCGTCCTCGCACCCGGCGGCGCGCTGCTCGTGAGCGTTCCCGCCTACCAGGCGCTGTGGAGCGCCCACGACGAGGTGATGCACCACGTGCGGCGCTACACGAGCGGTCGCCTGCGTGCGGCGCTCACCGCGGGCGGCTTCGCGATCGATCGCCTGACGTACACGAACCTCGCGCCGCTCGCGCCGGCGCTGGTCGTGCGCGGACTCCTGCCGCGGCTGGGCATCGGGGGCGGCGGCGGGAGCGATTTCCGGACGCATGCCGAGTGGGTCAATCGCGCGCTCGTCGCCACGTATCGCGCCGAGGCGTGGGCGGTGCGACGCCTGAGCCTCCCATGCGGCCTCAGCGTGGCGGCGGTGGCACACGTCGCCGGCGCCCGCTGA
- a CDS encoding alpha/beta hydrolase, with amino-acid sequence MGCRLPLVAFVVLSVVPAAPSADQTILGSAFTVKDPGTAAKRKITVTAKESASPDSLVGDPTAGGASVTITANGATSSAETYALPAGTSPTTLKPFWTGDALKGFKYRDAKGENGPVKLAQIKVSNGTFRLKVGLDGKLGPIGVVPPNPGSDGCVLLTIVGGDSYSVRFADGKLTNNGPELFKVAKPTTEGSCVTTTTTTTSTSSSTTTSSSTSTTLPSLPFLTPPGPAPLRYRDLVFDTVDTTTDIVYGSATNIAGQTITLTLDLYEPALDTATARPAIVWVHGGSFAAGDKTSPELVDEANTFSRKGYVNVSINYRLEPPGCTAAVPTLTCVIAIGEALQDAQTAVRFLRTNAATYGVDESRIAIGGSSAGAITALNVGFSSGEDATAAVAAAVSLSGGRLLGTVGPGDAPSLLFHGTADPIVPYQWAVDTLNAATAAGLDSFLTTWEGAGHVPYVQHRTEILDQTTNFLYWELQ; translated from the coding sequence ATGGGGTGCCGGCTCCCGCTCGTCGCGTTCGTCGTCCTGTCCGTCGTCCCCGCGGCGCCTTCCGCGGACCAGACCATCCTCGGGAGCGCCTTCACCGTGAAGGATCCCGGCACGGCCGCCAAACGGAAGATCACCGTCACGGCCAAGGAGTCCGCGAGCCCCGACTCGCTGGTCGGCGATCCGACGGCTGGCGGCGCCAGCGTGACGATCACGGCCAACGGCGCGACGTCGAGCGCCGAGACGTACGCCCTGCCTGCCGGCACGAGCCCGACGACGCTGAAGCCCTTCTGGACCGGCGACGCGCTGAAGGGCTTCAAGTATCGCGACGCGAAGGGCGAGAACGGGCCCGTCAAGCTCGCACAGATCAAGGTGTCGAACGGAACCTTCCGCTTGAAGGTCGGGCTCGACGGGAAGCTGGGCCCGATCGGCGTCGTGCCCCCGAACCCGGGCTCCGACGGCTGCGTGCTGCTGACGATCGTGGGCGGCGATTCGTACAGCGTCCGGTTTGCGGACGGCAAGCTGACGAACAATGGCCCCGAGCTCTTCAAGGTCGCGAAGCCGACGACCGAAGGGTCGTGCGTCACGACCACCACGACGACGACCAGCACGTCGAGCTCGACGACCACGTCGAGCAGCACGAGCACGACGCTGCCGTCGCTGCCCTTCTTGACGCCGCCGGGACCGGCCCCGCTGCGCTATCGCGATCTCGTGTTCGACACCGTGGATACGACCACCGACATCGTCTACGGCAGCGCCACCAACATCGCCGGCCAGACGATCACGCTGACGCTCGATCTCTACGAGCCCGCGCTCGACACGGCGACCGCCCGTCCCGCCATCGTGTGGGTGCACGGCGGCTCGTTCGCCGCCGGCGACAAGACGTCGCCGGAGCTGGTCGACGAGGCGAACACCTTCTCCCGCAAGGGCTACGTGAACGTGTCGATCAACTACCGGCTCGAGCCCCCCGGCTGCACGGCGGCGGTGCCGACGCTCACCTGCGTCATCGCGATCGGCGAGGCGCTGCAGGACGCGCAGACGGCGGTGCGCTTCCTGCGCACGAACGCCGCCACCTACGGCGTCGACGAGAGCCGGATCGCCATCGGCGGCTCGTCGGCCGGCGCGATCACCGCCCTCAACGTGGGCTTCAGCTCCGGCGAGGACGCGACGGCGGCCGTGGCTGCCGCGGTGTCGCTCTCGGGAGGCCGTCTGCTGGGTACCGTCGGACCCGGCGATGCGCCGAGCCTGCTGTTCCACGGCACGGCCGATCCGATCGTGCCGTACCAGTGGGCCGTCGACACGCTGAACGCGGCGACCGCCGCCGGCCTCGACTCGTTCCTCACGACCTGGGAGGGCGCCGGCCACGTGCCGTACGTGCAGCACCGCACCGAGATCCTCGATCAGACGACCAACTTCCTCTACTGGGAGCTCCAGTAG
- a CDS encoding SGNH/GDSL hydrolase family protein produces the protein MHRVVTIVVVYLATLGLVAWAGVRYFGAAADEEGGGRYAHRPFVHKQLAPWSAFDQGATQRSLVWLGDSTILGFKGPSYANALSQTLRPQGVRSRILGWLGMDFYGYYFLTTAVMERLHPDVLVLIAHLRLFAPRRTLEIEGPFVERPTFSDLASVLEPAALVETPGLPLAERGLTPPRLALAQALRSARVEQLFRWWEGGRVLANRAVAFAILGPPQPGGSLMTKVAAVRVALAESDVEVTPAQPIVRMMGAAVRHAVRRGACVVVIGTPLPHETMAHTVGYDAERYARRFAVLRRVVEENGGTFVDLHEALGAAEFSDTAGHFTQAGADHMALLAGDVVRAAALEGCRGAFRGAVRLQ, from the coding sequence GTGCACCGCGTCGTCACGATCGTCGTCGTCTATCTCGCGACCCTCGGCCTCGTGGCCTGGGCCGGCGTGCGGTACTTCGGCGCCGCGGCCGACGAGGAGGGCGGCGGTCGCTACGCGCACCGGCCGTTCGTGCACAAGCAGCTCGCGCCGTGGAGCGCGTTCGACCAGGGCGCGACGCAACGGAGCCTCGTCTGGCTCGGCGACTCGACGATCCTCGGCTTCAAGGGGCCGTCGTACGCGAACGCCCTCTCGCAGACGCTGCGGCCCCAGGGCGTCCGCTCGCGCATCCTCGGGTGGCTCGGCATGGACTTCTACGGCTACTACTTCCTCACCACCGCGGTGATGGAACGCCTGCATCCCGACGTGCTGGTGTTGATCGCGCACCTGCGCCTCTTCGCGCCGCGCCGGACGCTCGAGATCGAGGGACCGTTCGTCGAGCGCCCGACCTTCAGCGACCTGGCGTCGGTCCTGGAGCCCGCCGCCCTCGTGGAGACGCCGGGGCTGCCGCTCGCCGAGCGGGGTCTCACGCCGCCGCGGCTCGCGCTCGCGCAGGCCCTGCGCTCGGCGCGCGTGGAGCAGCTCTTTCGCTGGTGGGAGGGAGGCCGCGTGCTCGCCAACCGCGCCGTCGCGTTCGCGATCCTCGGGCCGCCGCAGCCCGGCGGATCGCTGATGACCAAGGTCGCCGCGGTGCGCGTCGCCCTTGCCGAGTCCGACGTCGAGGTCACGCCCGCACAGCCGATCGTCCGCATGATGGGAGCCGCCGTCCGCCATGCCGTCCGGCGCGGGGCCTGCGTCGTCGTGATCGGGACGCCCCTGCCCCACGAGACCATGGCGCACACCGTCGGCTACGACGCCGAACGCTACGCGCGCCGCTTCGCCGTGCTGCGCCGAGTGGTCGAGGAGAACGGCGGCACGTTCGTGGACCTCCACGAGGCGCTCGGCGCGGCGGAGTTCTCGGACACGGCGGGCCACTTCACGCAGGCGGGAGCCGACCACATGGCGCTGCTCGCGGGCGACGTGGTGCGCGCGGCGGCGCTCGAGGGATGCCGGGGCGCATTTCGCGGCGCCGTCCGTCTCCAGTAG
- a CDS encoding di-heme oxidoredictase family protein translates to MRFDVGVLVGTLALAVLAPDAAHARFGGPLPDLGEGDLASFEEGRNAFRTTEDADEGLGPVFNDSSCGACHRVPAVGGASRVVETRFGRARLSGFDPLDALGGSLIQVKGIGTVDTCDYAGEVVPAIANVTAGRRTTPLFGLGLVDAVPDATLVQLAASERQRSPQTAGRVHMVADAPTASTRVGRFGWKAQVATLHHFSGEAYLMEMGITSEFFPEEQCPQGDCAALACDPADDPEDEDGDVEKFLAFMRLLAPPPSRPIEGRAADGATVFARIGCDDCHRPELQTGTSDVAALDHVTFQPYSDFLLHDMGSLGDGIAQGDAREGEMRTAPLWGIRRQHRLLHDGRATSIADAILQHDGQGAAASAAFAALEPSDQRLLLRFLRRL, encoded by the coding sequence ATGCGATTCGACGTCGGCGTGCTCGTCGGAACGCTCGCGCTCGCGGTGCTCGCGCCCGACGCGGCGCACGCGCGCTTCGGGGGGCCGCTTCCCGACCTCGGCGAGGGCGACCTGGCGAGCTTCGAAGAGGGAAGGAACGCGTTCCGAACCACCGAGGATGCAGACGAAGGGCTCGGCCCCGTCTTCAACGACTCGTCGTGCGGCGCCTGCCACCGCGTTCCGGCGGTCGGCGGCGCGAGCCGCGTCGTCGAGACGCGATTCGGTCGCGCGCGCCTGTCGGGATTCGATCCGCTCGACGCGCTCGGCGGCTCGCTCATTCAGGTGAAGGGCATCGGCACGGTCGATACGTGCGACTACGCCGGCGAAGTCGTGCCCGCGATCGCCAACGTCACGGCGGGTCGTCGCACGACGCCGCTCTTCGGTCTGGGTCTCGTCGACGCGGTTCCCGACGCGACGCTCGTGCAGCTCGCCGCGAGCGAGCGCCAGCGCTCGCCGCAAACGGCGGGACGCGTGCACATGGTCGCCGACGCGCCGACCGCGTCCACCCGGGTCGGCCGCTTCGGGTGGAAGGCGCAGGTGGCGACGCTCCACCACTTCTCGGGCGAGGCCTACTTGATGGAGATGGGGATCACGAGCGAGTTCTTCCCCGAAGAGCAGTGCCCGCAGGGCGACTGCGCGGCGCTCGCGTGCGATCCCGCCGACGATCCCGAGGACGAGGACGGCGACGTCGAGAAGTTCCTCGCCTTCATGCGCCTGCTGGCGCCGCCGCCCTCGCGACCGATCGAGGGCCGCGCAGCGGACGGCGCGACGGTGTTCGCGCGCATCGGCTGCGACGACTGCCACCGGCCGGAGCTGCAGACCGGGACCAGCGACGTCGCGGCGCTCGATCACGTGACGTTCCAGCCGTACTCGGACTTCCTCCTCCACGACATGGGGTCCCTCGGCGACGGCATCGCGCAGGGCGACGCGCGCGAGGGCGAGATGCGCACCGCGCCGCTGTGGGGCATCCGCCGGCAGCACCGGCTGCTCCACGACGGGCGGGCGACGTCCATCGCCGATGCGATCCTGCAGCACGACGGGCAGGGCGCGGCGGCGAGCGCGGCGTTCGCGGCGCTCGAGCCGAGCGATCAGCGCCTTCTCCTGCGCTTCCTCCGCCGACTCTGA
- a CDS encoding glycosyltransferase family 39 protein — MIRRAWLPLSIVALAAALRLWGIEQSLPFVNGRPDEREALARMAGFPSGDLNPHWFVYPNLFFWTIWLWDEAVLAVTRLWAPAADFATLLGSDLPRLILYGRILSALAGTATVALTYAVAARAAGRTAGAIAALVVATNVLHVRDTHAMKSESFLALGTLACVALLGRWSTSRTGRDAFVAGAAIGVTTAFKYTAILLLVPAWLLDLRARSGSLLRRAMPSGMLAGLCATALGTFLAASPFLVLDYPNVVAEGRLYARAVYESRPHAHGPAPSTILSAAEWLRTRAFGYHVAVSLRRGCGLVLTVLVPFAVVTALRRGTPVLWTAAAYVVVHYLAIGASPVMLARYLTPIVPLLAILVAWLVVDLLGRIHTPALRAAATLTATLLLVGEPARASVFYDRIAAETDTRVLATRWMEANLPPGAVVARLGSFIFPIADPDLPAGATAAALPWGDTNLDGHGVTHVVTHQHLLPFSQLVPQQWNAIAPRLRLLAEFSPYLGRPGGGFEREDAYYVPMWDGAAVVRPGPLVRVWAVEPAP, encoded by the coding sequence GTGATCCGTCGCGCCTGGCTTCCGCTCTCTATCGTCGCGCTCGCCGCGGCGCTGCGCCTGTGGGGGATCGAGCAGAGCCTGCCGTTCGTGAACGGGCGCCCCGACGAGCGCGAGGCGCTCGCGCGCATGGCGGGCTTCCCGAGCGGTGACCTCAACCCGCACTGGTTCGTCTACCCGAACCTCTTCTTCTGGACGATCTGGCTGTGGGACGAGGCCGTGCTCGCCGTGACGCGCCTGTGGGCGCCGGCTGCCGACTTCGCGACGCTGCTCGGGAGCGACCTGCCCCGCCTGATCCTCTACGGGCGCATCCTCTCGGCGCTCGCGGGCACGGCGACCGTCGCCCTCACCTACGCCGTCGCGGCGCGCGCCGCCGGCCGCACGGCGGGCGCCATCGCCGCGCTCGTCGTCGCCACCAACGTCCTGCACGTGCGCGACACCCACGCCATGAAGAGCGAGTCGTTCCTGGCGCTCGGCACGCTCGCGTGTGTCGCACTGCTCGGCAGGTGGTCGACCTCGCGGACGGGCCGCGATGCGTTCGTCGCAGGCGCCGCGATCGGCGTCACGACGGCGTTCAAGTACACCGCGATCCTGCTCCTGGTGCCGGCCTGGCTCCTCGACCTGCGCGCGCGCTCGGGCTCCCTCCTCCGCCGGGCCATGCCGAGCGGCATGCTGGCCGGGCTCTGCGCCACGGCGCTCGGGACCTTCCTGGCCGCGTCGCCGTTCCTCGTCCTCGACTATCCGAACGTCGTCGCCGAAGGACGCCTGTATGCGCGCGCTGTCTACGAGAGTCGCCCGCATGCGCACGGGCCTGCCCCGTCGACGATCCTCTCCGCCGCCGAATGGCTTCGCACGCGGGCGTTCGGGTATCACGTGGCCGTGTCGCTCCGCCGCGGCTGTGGGCTCGTGCTGACGGTGCTGGTCCCGTTCGCGGTCGTGACGGCGCTCCGCCGCGGCACCCCGGTCCTGTGGACGGCGGCCGCCTACGTCGTCGTCCACTACCTCGCCATCGGCGCGTCGCCGGTGATGCTGGCGCGCTACCTCACGCCGATCGTGCCGCTGCTCGCGATCCTCGTCGCCTGGCTCGTGGTCGATTTGCTCGGGCGCATCCACACGCCGGCGTTGCGGGCCGCGGCGACGCTCACCGCCACGCTGCTCCTCGTCGGCGAGCCCGCGCGGGCGTCGGTCTTCTACGACAGGATCGCCGCCGAGACCGACACGCGCGTCCTCGCCACGCGCTGGATGGAAGCGAACCTTCCACCCGGGGCGGTGGTGGCGCGCCTCGGGAGCTTCATCTTCCCGATCGCCGATCCCGATCTTCCGGCCGGCGCGACGGCGGCGGCGCTGCCGTGGGGCGACACGAACCTCGACGGCCACGGCGTCACGCACGTCGTGACGCACCAGCACCTCCTGCCGTTCTCGCAGCTCGTCCCGCAGCAGTGGAACGCGATCGCGCCGCGCCTGCGCCTGCTCGCCGAGTTCAGCCCCTACCTCGGCCGCCCCGGCGGCGGCTTCGAGCGCGAGGACGCCTACTACGTGCCGATGTGGGACGGCGCCGCGGTCGTGCGACCCGGCCCGCTCGTGCGCGTGTGGGCCGTCGAGCCGGCGCCGTGA